Part of the Bradyrhizobium sp. AZCC 1721 genome, CATACAGCGCGTCCGTGCGACGGCCGCCGATATCGCCGACGAGCTTGCCGTATTCGTCCTCCCTGCTCTGGCCGAGCATCAGGATCGAGGGTCCAAAGGCAAGCTCGGCGTGATGGATGGTGCCGCCGTTCCGGTAGACGGCGCGTTCGGTGAAACCAACAACCTCCTTGAGCCAGCGGATCATCGCTTCGGCATCCCGGCAGCGCATCGTCGGATAAAGGCGCGGCGTTTCGCTTTTGCTTGGACTGGTCACCGGCAACTCCTCGCATTGCGTTACCTCACTAGTATCGCGAGGCGAGGACGGTCGGCTTGAAGATTTGTTACCTGACCGGCTACGCGTCCAGTGCGTCCAGTGCGTCCAGCGGGCGCAGCAGGCGGCTGTCAGTCAGCGCCAGCCGGTGGGCCCAGGCCGTTGGCGATTCGCCGGCAAGGGTTGAAAATTCGCGGGCGAGATGCGCCTGGTCGGCATAGCCGCTTTCGGCCGCAATCCCTGCCCAGCCGCTTCCCGCTCCCGTCCGCGCCAGTCGGCAGGCTTCGTGAAAGCGCATCATGCGGGCGACCGGCTTCGGCGCCAGACCAATTTCCGCTCGGAAGCGATCGACCAAGTGCTTGCGGCTCCAGCCGATCTCTCTTGCAAGCGCAGTGATGCGCACGCTGCCCGCGCTGCGTGCGAGCCGTCCATAGGCGAATGCGATCTCGGGCGAAGGCCGATGGCTGGCGCGCCCTGCAACAAAATCCTCGACCAGATCGAAGCGATCCTGCCAGCAGGATATCGCGCCAAGCCGCTCGCGCAGGTACGGTCCCTCAGGCCCCAGTACGTCACCGATGTCGACCATGCGCGCGGTGAGATCGGCGACGGCCCCGCCAAAGAAGCGATAGGCGCCAAGCGGCGTGAAATCCACCTGCACGCCTTCGGCGCCGCCATCGGATTCGATATGAACCGGACCGGCATAAAGCCCGGCGGCGAAACTCGGCTGCCGATCATCAGCGTCAGGATCGCGTCCGAGAGCGATCAGGAACGGTGTGCCGAAGCTGATGATCAGCGGGACTACCAGACCTGCGGTTTCGCGCTGGAAGAACCGGCCGGGCGCGGTTTCGCGATAGCCCGTCATGCCGGCGATCAGGCCTGTCATACGCTGCGATGGCGCACGACGAATCATCTCGAACGCGAGTGGAGCCGCTGGACCTGACATCCCAAACCCCCGAAGCGGGCAAGACGAACGCACTAGGCCGCGATATCGCCCGACTGGATGCGCTTGACGCCGGCCTTGGTCATGTCGGCCCAGGCTTTTGCGAGCGAGCCCTGGGTGTCGATGCCGCGGCAGGCGTCCTCGATCACGTAAGTCTCGAAGCCCGCCTTGCACGCATCCAGCGCGCTCCATGCCACGCAGAAATCGGTCGCGAGGCCAGCGAGGAAAACCCGCTTCACCTTGCGCGCCTTCAGGTACGCCGCGAGCCCCGTCGTGGTCTTGCCGTCGGCCTCGGTGAAGGCCGAATAGCTGTCGATGTCCTTGCGAAAACCCTTGCGGATAACGAGGCCGGCATGCGGGATCGCGAGGTCCTTTGACAGCGACGCACCCTCGGTCCCCTGTACGCAGTGATCCGGCCACAGCACCTGCTTGCCGTAGGGGAGATCGATGGTTTCGAACGGCTTCTTGCCGGAATGGGTGGAGGCGAACGAGACGTGGCCCGCGGTGTGCCAGTCCTGCGTCATCACCACATTGGCAAAGCCCTTGGCGATGCGGTTGATGACGGGCACCACTTGATCGCCGTCTTTCACGGCAAGGCTGCCGCCTGGCAGGAAGCAGTTTTGCACGTCGATGACGAGGAGCGCGGAGGCGTTGTCGGGTTTCATCGGTGCAGCCCATGGCGTCGTTGGAACGAGGGCGAGGACGGATGCCGCGCCAAAGCCTGTCAGAACCAGTCTGCGAGAAAGCATAGCGCGTCTCCCTGCCATGAACCCGGCAGGGGGAAGGCTAGTTCCATTGGTGTACGAACGAAAGCCCGAAATTTCAGCGCGTCCTGAATATCAGGGCGCGCTTTTTTCGAATTCGCGATCAGGCTCGCGGCCGGATTCCGTCGCGCACGGCGCGGAAGCGTGGAAAGGCCTTGGTCCAATCATCGCGCGGCGAAGAGCCGATGATGCGCATCGAGGTCTGGGCGCCGAACCGCAGCCATTGCACGATCGTCACCGGCGTATTGTCCTTGCCGCTGATGGCGTCGATCCGGGTCTCGTAGCCGGGCTGGCCATCGATGCGGACCGGCTCCGACATCGTGATCCTGCCATCGCGGACGCCGGGAATGGTGGTCGCGATCTGCTGGGCAAAGCGGCCGCGGTCGTCAGGCGACGCCGCCGTCGAGCCGATCAGGCCGATGATCATGAACGGCGCGACCTCGAAGCCCTTCTTTTCGTCGCTGTCGGAGAGAATGAGGGCGGCGCCCGGCGCCAGCGTACGGACGTTCTTGAAGCTCGAGAGTTCGCCGATCTTGAACGGCATCATCCCGAGCTGTTCCTCGACAGGAACCTCAACGCGGATCACGGCAGATGCGAACATCTGGCGCACGGCATCGTCGGTATAGATCTTCGAGGCGTTCTCCGGCACCTGCACGGCGACGTAGCCGGAGAAGGTAGGGCCGGGCAGGATCATGGAATAACGGCGCACGCTGGTGGCGCCGTCCTTGGCGTTTTCGACGGTGTAGTAGGCGAGCCCCGCTTTGGTCTCGATGCTTTCCGGCTTGATGCCGCCAGTGCCGCCGGGATTGGCCTTGAAGGCATTGGCGACCTCGCCATAAGCCTCGGCGGGCAGGTCGGCGACCAGCACCTTGACGCCCTGGTCTTCGGTCTCGAATCCCGTGAACGCCCTGGCCTTGTTGAGGCCGACCAGCGGCGTCATGCCGACCCTGGCGCCCGGCGGGAAAACCGGGTCCGCGGCGAACGCGGAGGAGGTGGCGGCAACGAGGAGGGCAACCGCAGCAAAATATCTAAGTGGCTTCATGGAGGGTCTACCGGGTTTGCATGGAGGCCGTTCAAAGATCGGACGGTGGTGGAATCTGGGCCTCGGGGCGCGACTGGGTCGTTCCGTTCGGCCCGCTTTTAGCGGTTTTGGTGTCCCTGCAACAGGGCAGGACGGGCGTCCGTTCCCCCGCCTCGCTCCTATTTCGCGGCATTCTGCCCGGCCTCCGAGCTCTTTTTTTGGGCGCTTCCAGCGGCCAAATACCGCGTCCCCTCAACCGGCGGCCGGTCCACGCCGTGAGGATGCTGCCGTATCGCTGTGCAACGCTTCGGGGTGTGAGCGATAAAGGAGTTGCCGATTTCTTAACGCCGGTCACGGCACGGGGGCCCGGCCCCAGGCGGCACAATCTTTCAAACGCCAGCCTTTTCAGGCCCTAAGCTTGCGCTCGGTCCTTGCAGGCACAACCCCCCCTCCTATATGAGGCTCACCGTCGCAATATCGCGAGTATTTGAACGTTGGGGGTTCGGTTAGGTGCGCCGTCCAGGGCCCAGCCAACCTGCCGCAAAAAGAAGGATATGAGGACCATGGGAAAGGTCATTGGGATCGATCTCGGCACCACGAATTCGTGTGTCGCAGTAATGGATGGCAAGACTGCAAAAGTCATCGAGAACGCGGAGGGCATGCGCACCACGCCCTCGATCGTTGCCGTCACCGATGACGGCGAGCGCCTCGTCGGCCAGCCTGCCAAGCGCCAGGCGGTGACCAATCCCGAGCGGACATTCTTCGCGGTGAAGCGCCTGATCGGCCGCCGCTATGACGACCCGATGGTCGAGAAGGACAAGAAGCTCGTTCCCTACAAGATCATCAAGGCATCGAACGGCGACGCCTGGGTCGAGGCCGACGGCAAGACCTATTCGCCCTCGCAGGTCTCCGCCTTTATCCTGCAGAAGATGAAGGAGACCGCGGAAGCCCATCTCGGCCAGAAGGTCGACCAGGCCGTCATCACCGTTCCCGCCTACTTCAACGACGCGCAGCGTCAGGCCACCAAGGATGCCGGCAAGATCGCTGGTCTTGAAGTGCTGCGCATCATCAACGAGCCGACGGCGGCAGCGCTCGCCTACGGTCTCGACAAATCGAAATCCGGCACCATCGCGGTTTACGACCTCGGCGGCGGCACCTTCGACGTCTCGATTCTCGAAATCGGCGACGGCGTGTTCGAGGTGAAGTCGACCAACGGCGATACCTTCCTCGGCGGTGAAGATTTCGACATGCGCCTGGTCGGTTATCTCGCCGACGAATTCCAGAAGGAGCAGGGTATCAACCTGCGCAACGACAAGCTCGCCCTGCAGCGCCTGAAGGAGGCGGCCGAAAAGGCCAAGATCGAGCTGTCTTCGACGACGCAGACCGAAATCAACCTGCCGTTCATCACGGCCGACCAGACCGGGCCGAAGCATCTGACGATGAAGCTGACGCGCGCCAAGTTCGAGGCTCTCGTCGACGATCTCGTTCAGAAGACCATCGAGCCCTGCCGCAAGGCGCTGAAGGACGCGGGGCTCACCGCCGCCGAAATCGGCGAAGTGGTGCTGGTCGGCGGCATGACCCGCATGCCGAAGGTCCAGGAGGTCGTGAAGCAGTTGTTCGGCAAGGAGCCGCACAAGGGCGTCAACCCGGACGAAGTCGTCGCCATCGGTGCGGCCATTCAGGCGGGCGTGCTGCAGGGTGACGTCAAGGACGTGCTGCTGCTCGACGTGACACCGCTGTCGCTCGGCATCGAGACGCTGGGTGGCGTGTTCACCCGCATCATCGACCGCAACACCACGATCCCGACCAAGAAGAGCCAGGTGTTCTCGACCGCCGAGGACAACCAGAATGCCGTCACCATCCGCGTCTTCCAGGGCGAGCGTGAAATGGCGGCCGACAACAAGGTGCTCGGTCAGTTCGACCTGATGGGCATTCCGCCGGCGCCGCGCGGCATGCCGCAGATCGAGGTCACCTTCGACATCGACGCCAACGGCATCGTCAATGTCTCGGCCAGGGACAAGGCGACCGGCAAGGAGCAGCAGATCCGGATTCAGGCATCCGGCGGCCTCTCCGAAGCCGACATCCAGAAGATGGTCAAGGACGCCGAGGCCAACGCGGCCGAGGACAAGAAGCGACGCGAGGCGGTCGACGCCAAGAACCATGCCGACGCGCTGGTGCATTCCACCGAGAAGGCGCTGGCCGAGCACGGTTCGAAGGTGGAAGACTCAGAGCGCCGCGCCATCGAGGACGCCGTCAGCGATTTGAAGGAAGCGCTGAAGGGCGACGACGCCGAGGCCATCAAGGCCAAGACCAACACGCTGGCGCAGGCTTCGATGAAGCTCGGCGAGGCCATGTACAAGCAGCAGGCCGAGGCGGACGCCAAGCGGGATGCTGCCAAGGATGACGTGGTCGACGCGGAGTTCACCGAGGTCGACGACGACAAGAACAACAAGAAGTCAGCATAAGCGGGCTTTCGATCATGACCCTCATCCAAAAGAGCGCACGGCTCGCGTTCGATGGGTGGGGGTCATTTTTCTTTAAGCCGATGGCGGCATCTTCGATTGAAGGTGCTTTCGGCATGAAGGCGAATTTCGGGCGGGTTTGACTGATGTCCACCAAGCGCTGCTATTACGAAACCCTGGAAGTCGAGCGGAACGCGGACGAATCCAAGCTCAAGTCGGCCTTCCGCAAGCTCGCGATGAAATGGCATCCGGACAGGAATCCAGGTGATGCCACCAGCGAAATGAAATTCAAGGAAATCAACGAGGCCTATGAAGTCCTGAAAGACGGCGACAAGCGCGCCGCCTATGACCGCTACGGCCATGCCGCGTTCGAGCAGGGCATGGGCGGCGGTGGTCCTGGCTTCGGCGCCGGCTTCGCCTCGTCGTTTTCAGATATTTTCGAGGACCTGTTCGGCATGGCCGGGCAGCGCGGGCGCGGCGGCGGACGCGAGCGCGGCGCCGATCTGCGCTACAACATGGAAATCACGCTGGAGGAAGCCTACCTCGGCAAGACCGCGCAGATCGAAATTCCGGTCTCGGTCACCTGCGAGCCCTGTTCGGGCACCGGCGCCAAGGCCGGCACCAAGCCGAAGACCTGCGCGATGTGCGGCGGCGCCGGCCGCGTCCGTCAGGCTCAGGGCTTCTTCACGCTGGAGCGGACCTGCCCCGGCTGTCAGGGCCGCGGTCAGATGATCGAGGACGCCTGCCCGAATTGCGCGGGCACGGGACGGGTGACGCGCGATCGAACGTTGTCGGTCAACATTCCGCAGGGCGTCGAGGACGGCACGCGTATCCGGCTGGCCGGCGAAGGCGAGGCCGGTGTCCGCGGCGGCCCGCCCGGCGACCTCTACATTTTCTTGTCGCTGGCCACCCACGAATTCTTCCAGCGCGACGGCGCCGATTTGCACTGCCGGGTTCCGATCTCAATGGTCGCGGCCGCGCTCGGTGGCGAATTCGAGGTGCCCACCATCGACAAGGGCAAGACCAAGGTGAAGGTGCCGGCGGGAACGCAGTCCGGCCGCCGCTTCCGCATTGCATCAAAGGGCATGCCGGTGCTCCGATCGCGCCAGACCGGCGACATGTATGTCCAGGTCATGGTCGAAACGCCGCAGAATCTGACCAAGAAGCAGCAGGAACTGCTCGCCGAGTTCGAAAAGCTGTCCTCCGGGGCAACCCAGCCGGAGGCGTTAGGCTTCTTCACCAAGGTCAAGGACTTCTTCGGCAGCCGCGCTGGCTCCTGAACCGTATGCACGTCGCCGGGGCGAGCGCCGTTCTCGCCCGGCAGTCATGATTCATTCAGCTTGCACAGGGTGTTATCGCCGGATCGCGGGCACTTTGGCGCGTCTGGCGCATTACCGTCTGGCTTGACCATATCCCCGTCGACCTATACGTGTTCATGACTGTTTTTTGACATTCCCGCCCGTCAGCGGGTCCCGCCTGGTAGCGACATGCCTTTGCAATCGTCCGTGCGTGCGTTGAAGAAGCCTCGTCTCGACGACGAGGTGCGCTTCCTTCGTTCATGGATTGAAAAGCCGCTGCACATGGGCGCGGTGATGCCGTCGAGCAAGGTGCTCGCCCGCACCATGGCGCAATATGTCGATGTCGATTCCGAAGGGCCGGTCGTCGAACTTGGGCCCGGGACCGGCGCGATCACCAACGCGCTGATCGAACACGGCGTGGATCAGAAGCGGCTCGTGCTGGTTGAATATAATCCGGGCTTCTGCGCCCTGCTGCGCGATCGCTATCCTCAGGCCAAGGTCGTACAGGGCGATGCCTACACGCTTCGCGCTTCGCTCGGAGATGCGCTGGATGCGCCGGCGTCTGCCGTGATCTCCGGCCTGCCGCTCGTGACAAAACCGATGCTGACCCGCCTAAAGCTGATCCGCGACGCCTTCCTGGCGCTGGCGCCGGGCGCGCCCTTCGTGCAGTTCACCTATTCGGTGGCGCCGCCGATTCCGAAATCGCTGCCGGGCGTGTCCACAGAGGCCTCCGAGCGGATATGGATGAACCTTCCGCCCGCGCGGGTCTGGGTGTATCGCAAGGGCTAAGCCGTCCGCCTGCGCGGACGGTTGGCCCCGAGTGCGATTTCTAAGAAATGTCCGCGTTGAAAATCCTCGTGATCCCGGGATCGCTCCGCACCGGCTCGCTCAATGCGAGGCTGGCGGCGGTGGCCGTGCACGAACTGGCGCAGGCCGGCGCCGAAGTCACCCGCATCTCGCTGGTTGATTTTCCGCTGCCGATCTATGATGGCGACCTGCAGGCGAAATCGGGCGTGCCGAAACACGCGGTCAACCTGAAGCGGATGATGGCAGCCCATCATGGCGTGCTGATCGTGACGCCGGAATACAATTCCTCGGTGCCGGCGCTGGTGAAAAACACCATCGACTGGGTCAGCCGGGTGCAGGACGCGCACGAGACCCGCGGCCAGGTGTTTCGCGATCGGGTGTTTGCGATTGCGTCGGCCTCCGGCAACCGGCTCGGTGGCGCCCGCGCGCTGGCCGCGCTGCGGCTGATCCTGTCGGCGTGTCATGCAACCGTGATACCGAACCAGTTCGCGCTGGCATTCGCCGACGATGCCTATGACGAGATGGACCGCCTGAAGAATGCTGCTGATGCCGAGGGGCTGAAAGCGCTGGTGCGGCAGTTGATCGACGTTTCCCAACGCATGATGTGAGGTGACATGCAGCCAGCCAGTATCGCGCCGAAGGATCGGCTGATCGTTGCGCTCGACCTGTCCGGAGTGACTGAAGCGGAAGCGTTGATCGCGCGGCTCGGCGACAGCGTGAGCTTCTACAAGATCGGCTATCAGCTCGCCTATGCCGGCGGATTGCCGCTGGCGCAGCAACTGGCGAAGTCAGGCAAGAAGGTTTTTATCGATCTCAAGCTGCACGACATCGGCAATACGGTGGCGCGCGGCGTTGAGAGCGTCGCCAAACTCGGCGCGACCTTCCTAACCGTGCACGCCTATCCTCAGACCATGAAGGCCGCGGTCGAGGCGCGCCAAGGCTCGGGTCTGAAAATTCTCGCCGTCACCGTGCTGACCTCTTATGACGATGGCGACCTGCATGCCGCCGGCTATCGTCTCAACGTCTTCGACCTGGTGGAAGCGCGCGCCCAGCAGGCGCAGGTGCTCGGCGTCGACGGCCTCGTCAGCTCGCCGGAAGAGGCGGCCGCGTTGCGCAAGATCGTCGGTCACCAGATGCATCTGGTGACACCGGGTATCCGCCCGGCGGGCGCTGCGACCGGCGACCAGAAGCGCATCATGACGCCGGCGAGGGCGATTGCCGCGGGTGCAGACTATCTGGTGGTCGGACGCCCGATCACGGAAGCCGCCGATCCCAGGCTTGCTGCGGATGCCATTCAGGCGGAAATCAAGCAGGCGATCACGTAACAACAAGAAGGAGATTGAGATGGCCAAAGGATACTGGATCGGACGCGTCGACGTTCACAATGACGAGGGCTACAAGCCGTATATGGCGGCCAATCCGGCCATCTTCCAGAAATTCGGCGGGCGCTTCATCGTGCGCGGCGGCAAGTTTACCGCGGTCGAAGGCCAATGCCGCTCGCGCAATGTGGTGATCGAATTCGACAGCTATGAGAAAGCGCTGGCCTGCTACAATTCGCCGGAATACCAGGCCAACATCAAGGTCCGTCAGCCGCACTCCATCGCGGACCTCATCGTCATCGAGGGCTATGACAGCCCGCAGCCCTGAGCGCTATTCTTACGCACGACATCTACGCCCCTCAGGGCCTCCGCAAAGGTGCGAGGTCCCGTGGAAGCGGCTATTTCCGCGCCGCTTCGCGGGACCCCATCCCATCAAGAAATATGTGCGAATGTTTCCGATCGTGCTTGGCCGATCGGCTCCCGTCGAAAATAGCAGATAGCTGATCGTCATTCCAAGCGAACGCGGGTCTGCGGGCCCAACGTCCGCTATCCGACATTTCTTTTGTCCCCAACTGGGGATTGTGACGCCGCCCCGGCTTCATCAAGTTGCGCGCCATCGAACTCCACATGGATCGTGATGGAAATCGAGCCAACACAAAATCGCTAGTGCATGACGGGCCGCGAGCCGACCCGCATCGCGAACGCGCGGGCGCAAGGAGTAGAAACCATGGCACTCATCAATGGAACGGCTGGCGACGACACATTACCTGGCACGGCAATGGACGACCAGATTAACGGCCTCGCCGGCATGGATACGATAACTGCGTTGGAAGGCGATGACGAGGTGAGCGGCGGGCCCGGCGACGATGTAATCGACGGCGGGGCGGGCAACGACACGCTGAATGGCAATGCCGGGAATGACGAGGTCACCGGTGGCGATGGCGATGATGAGATCAATGGTGGCGCCGGAGACGATACGCTGAACGGAAATGCCGGCATGGACACGATCAATGGAAACGCCGGTAACGACATTATCGACGGCGGAGCCGACGATGATGTTCTGTCTGGTGGCGCAGGCGATGACGACATCCACGGTGGAGATGGAAACGATACCGTTAGCGGCAACGCCGGTGTCGATACCCTCTGGGGCGATGCCGGTGACGACACGCTCAATGGCGGTGCCGGCAACGACGAGCTGAACGGCGGTGACGGCGTCGATACG contains:
- a CDS encoding VOC family protein, producing the protein MTSPSKSETPRLYPTMRCRDAEAMIRWLKEVVGFTERAVYRNGGTIHHAELAFGPSILMLGQSREDEYGKLVGDIGGRRTDALYVAVDDPDALHAKVKASGAIIEMDLRDTDYGSRDFACRDPEGNLWSFGTYRPRADERPL
- a CDS encoding helix-turn-helix domain-containing protein, with protein sequence MSGPAAPLAFEMIRRAPSQRMTGLIAGMTGYRETAPGRFFQRETAGLVVPLIISFGTPFLIALGRDPDADDRQPSFAAGLYAGPVHIESDGGAEGVQVDFTPLGAYRFFGGAVADLTARMVDIGDVLGPEGPYLRERLGAISCWQDRFDLVEDFVAGRASHRPSPEIAFAYGRLARSAGSVRITALAREIGWSRKHLVDRFRAEIGLAPKPVARMMRFHEACRLARTGAGSGWAGIAAESGYADQAHLAREFSTLAGESPTAWAHRLALTDSRLLRPLDALDALDA
- the pncA gene encoding bifunctional nicotinamidase/pyrazinamidase, translated to MLSRRLVLTGFGAASVLALVPTTPWAAPMKPDNASALLVIDVQNCFLPGGSLAVKDGDQVVPVINRIAKGFANVVMTQDWHTAGHVSFASTHSGKKPFETIDLPYGKQVLWPDHCVQGTEGASLSKDLAIPHAGLVIRKGFRKDIDSYSAFTEADGKTTTGLAAYLKARKVKRVFLAGLATDFCVAWSALDACKAGFETYVIEDACRGIDTQGSLAKAWADMTKAGVKRIQSGDIAA
- the dnaK gene encoding molecular chaperone DnaK; protein product: MGKVIGIDLGTTNSCVAVMDGKTAKVIENAEGMRTTPSIVAVTDDGERLVGQPAKRQAVTNPERTFFAVKRLIGRRYDDPMVEKDKKLVPYKIIKASNGDAWVEADGKTYSPSQVSAFILQKMKETAEAHLGQKVDQAVITVPAYFNDAQRQATKDAGKIAGLEVLRIINEPTAAALAYGLDKSKSGTIAVYDLGGGTFDVSILEIGDGVFEVKSTNGDTFLGGEDFDMRLVGYLADEFQKEQGINLRNDKLALQRLKEAAEKAKIELSSTTQTEINLPFITADQTGPKHLTMKLTRAKFEALVDDLVQKTIEPCRKALKDAGLTAAEIGEVVLVGGMTRMPKVQEVVKQLFGKEPHKGVNPDEVVAIGAAIQAGVLQGDVKDVLLLDVTPLSLGIETLGGVFTRIIDRNTTIPTKKSQVFSTAEDNQNAVTIRVFQGEREMAADNKVLGQFDLMGIPPAPRGMPQIEVTFDIDANGIVNVSARDKATGKEQQIRIQASGGLSEADIQKMVKDAEANAAEDKKRREAVDAKNHADALVHSTEKALAEHGSKVEDSERRAIEDAVSDLKEALKGDDAEAIKAKTNTLAQASMKLGEAMYKQQAEADAKRDAAKDDVVDAEFTEVDDDKNNKKSA
- the dnaJ gene encoding molecular chaperone DnaJ; translated protein: MSTKRCYYETLEVERNADESKLKSAFRKLAMKWHPDRNPGDATSEMKFKEINEAYEVLKDGDKRAAYDRYGHAAFEQGMGGGGPGFGAGFASSFSDIFEDLFGMAGQRGRGGGRERGADLRYNMEITLEEAYLGKTAQIEIPVSVTCEPCSGTGAKAGTKPKTCAMCGGAGRVRQAQGFFTLERTCPGCQGRGQMIEDACPNCAGTGRVTRDRTLSVNIPQGVEDGTRIRLAGEGEAGVRGGPPGDLYIFLSLATHEFFQRDGADLHCRVPISMVAAALGGEFEVPTIDKGKTKVKVPAGTQSGRRFRIASKGMPVLRSRQTGDMYVQVMVETPQNLTKKQQELLAEFEKLSSGATQPEALGFFTKVKDFFGSRAGS
- a CDS encoding class I SAM-dependent methyltransferase, producing MPLQSSVRALKKPRLDDEVRFLRSWIEKPLHMGAVMPSSKVLARTMAQYVDVDSEGPVVELGPGTGAITNALIEHGVDQKRLVLVEYNPGFCALLRDRYPQAKVVQGDAYTLRASLGDALDAPASAVISGLPLVTKPMLTRLKLIRDAFLALAPGAPFVQFTYSVAPPIPKSLPGVSTEASERIWMNLPPARVWVYRKG
- a CDS encoding NADPH-dependent FMN reductase, with amino-acid sequence MSALKILVIPGSLRTGSLNARLAAVAVHELAQAGAEVTRISLVDFPLPIYDGDLQAKSGVPKHAVNLKRMMAAHHGVLIVTPEYNSSVPALVKNTIDWVSRVQDAHETRGQVFRDRVFAIASASGNRLGGARALAALRLILSACHATVIPNQFALAFADDAYDEMDRLKNAADAEGLKALVRQLIDVSQRMM
- the pyrF gene encoding orotidine-5'-phosphate decarboxylase, whose translation is MQPASIAPKDRLIVALDLSGVTEAEALIARLGDSVSFYKIGYQLAYAGGLPLAQQLAKSGKKVFIDLKLHDIGNTVARGVESVAKLGATFLTVHAYPQTMKAAVEARQGSGLKILAVTVLTSYDDGDLHAAGYRLNVFDLVEARAQQAQVLGVDGLVSSPEEAAALRKIVGHQMHLVTPGIRPAGAATGDQKRIMTPARAIAAGADYLVVGRPITEAADPRLAADAIQAEIKQAIT
- a CDS encoding DUF1330 domain-containing protein encodes the protein MAKGYWIGRVDVHNDEGYKPYMAANPAIFQKFGGRFIVRGGKFTAVEGQCRSRNVVIEFDSYEKALACYNSPEYQANIKVRQPHSIADLIVIEGYDSPQP